The following coding sequences are from one Candidatus Nanopelagicus hibericus window:
- a CDS encoding adenylosuccinate synthase, whose translation MTAIVLLGAQWGDEGKGKATDLLGDRVDYVVRYQGGNNAGHTVVIGDQKYALHLLPSGILSSNVVPVIGNGVVIDPAVLLEEIKGLNERGINTSKLKISTNAHLITPYHRTIDKVSERFLGKSKIGTTGRGIGPAYADKINRIGIRVQDLFDQSILKQKIEAALHDKNQILVKVFNRKGITVDEVISEYLGYAEILKPYVTDTSLLLDQALQQGKVVLLEGSQGTLLDVDHGTYPFVTSSNPTAGGASTGSGIGPTKITRVIGILKAYTTRVGSGPFPTELFDEDGEALRKIGGEVGVTTGRNRRCGWFDAPIARYAVRVNGLTDFFLTKLDVLTGWEKIPVCVAYEIDGKLVEELPASQSDFHHAKPIYEYLPGWKENISKARSVTDLPKNAQEYVKFLEKISGAPMSAIGVGPGRDETIVVRDLIK comes from the coding sequence ATGACTGCAATAGTTTTACTTGGTGCGCAGTGGGGCGATGAGGGCAAGGGAAAAGCAACCGATTTATTAGGTGATCGAGTTGATTATGTAGTCCGCTATCAAGGCGGCAATAACGCAGGACACACAGTTGTTATCGGTGATCAAAAATACGCACTCCACCTACTTCCTTCCGGAATTTTATCTTCAAATGTAGTTCCGGTAATTGGTAATGGTGTTGTAATTGATCCAGCCGTTCTACTAGAAGAAATCAAAGGGCTAAATGAGCGAGGTATTAATACCTCAAAACTTAAGATTTCAACTAACGCACATTTAATAACACCATACCATCGAACAATCGATAAGGTTTCAGAGCGATTTTTAGGAAAATCAAAGATTGGCACAACGGGGCGTGGAATTGGGCCAGCATATGCTGACAAGATAAATCGCATTGGAATTAGAGTTCAAGATCTATTTGATCAATCAATTTTAAAGCAAAAGATTGAAGCAGCACTCCATGATAAAAATCAGATTTTGGTAAAGGTCTTTAATCGCAAAGGAATTACAGTTGATGAAGTAATCAGTGAGTATTTGGGGTATGCCGAAATTTTAAAACCTTATGTAACAGATACTTCACTTCTTTTAGATCAAGCTTTGCAACAAGGCAAAGTTGTATTACTTGAAGGCTCTCAAGGAACTTTATTAGATGTTGATCATGGAACTTATCCTTTTGTTACATCCTCTAACCCAACTGCAGGGGGAGCATCTACTGGATCTGGAATTGGTCCGACAAAGATCACACGCGTAATTGGAATTCTTAAGGCATACACAACACGTGTTGGAAGTGGTCCATTTCCAACTGAGTTATTTGATGAAGATGGTGAGGCGCTTAGAAAAATTGGTGGCGAGGTTGGTGTTACAACAGGACGCAATAGACGCTGTGGTTGGTTTGACGCACCTATTGCCAGGTATGCAGTTCGCGTAAATGGCTTAACTGACTTTTTCCTAACAAAATTAGATGTCTTAACTGGCTGGGAGAAGATTCCAGTTTGTGTGGCTTATGAGATCGATGGCAAGCTGGTTGAAGAGCTACCTGCTTCACAATCTGATTTTCACCATGCCAAGCCAATATATGAGTACCTACCTGGCTGGAAAGAGAATATTTCAAAAGCGAGATCTGTTACAGATCTTCCAAAGAATGCTCAGGAGTATGTGAAATTCTTAGAGAAGATTTCAGGGGCTCCAATGAGCGCTATTGGCGTTGGCCCTGGCAGAGATGAAACAATCGTAGTTAGGGACTTAATCAAATGA
- a CDS encoding class I SAM-dependent methyltransferase: MTDNLNCMLCGSISFQRKGKIRTNRKILANKVLECSHCGLVFLNNDTHISEHHYEQSLMHDTVLDLAESRLETKVDDLRRLSMLESEIKDKNLVEIGSGNGGFLTLAKHLVKSAVGVEPEKKHHDNFNSENLKVYSSINEYANSINNSIEYRADVVASFHVIEHVKNPLDFLLQMLSLLKPNGKAFVETPNSNDALIKLYDSSAFQDFTYWDNHLVLFNKESIEHMVKKISGVTFRSIPVQRYGIANHLYWLANGKPGGHKKWNFLDNTSMNKQYQELLADQNMNDTLFYEFTKISSECKVAQ, encoded by the coding sequence ATGACAGATAATTTGAATTGTATGTTGTGTGGATCAATTTCTTTTCAGCGCAAAGGAAAAATTAGAACCAACAGAAAAATACTTGCTAATAAAGTTTTAGAGTGCTCGCACTGCGGTCTTGTCTTTCTTAACAATGATACTCATATTTCAGAACATCACTATGAACAATCGTTGATGCACGATACTGTTTTAGATCTTGCGGAGTCTAGACTTGAAACTAAAGTTGATGATTTGAGACGTTTAAGCATGTTGGAAAGTGAAATTAAAGACAAAAACTTGGTAGAGATAGGGAGTGGCAACGGTGGGTTCTTAACATTAGCAAAGCACTTAGTAAAATCGGCCGTAGGGGTTGAGCCAGAAAAAAAACATCATGATAATTTTAATTCGGAAAATCTCAAAGTTTATTCTAGTATTAATGAGTATGCTAATAGTATAAACAATAGTATTGAATATAGAGCTGACGTAGTTGCCTCATTTCATGTTATTGAACATGTCAAAAATCCTTTAGATTTTTTACTACAAATGCTTAGCCTTCTAAAGCCCAACGGCAAAGCTTTTGTAGAAACTCCCAATTCAAATGATGCGCTCATAAAACTATACGATTCATCTGCTTTTCAAGACTTTACCTACTGGGATAATCATCTGGTCTTATTTAACAAAGAATCTATTGAGCATATGGTAAAAAAGATAAGCGGAGTGACTTTCAGATCAATTCCAGTCCAAAGGTACGGAATCGCAAATCATTTGTATTGGTTAGCAAATGGAAAGCCAGGTGGGCATAAAAAATGGAATTTTCTTGATAACACCTCGATGAATAAGCAATATCAAGAATTGTTGGCTGATCAAAATATGAATGACACATTGTTTTACGAATTTACTAAAATAAGTTCAGAATGTAAGGTTGCTCAATAA